A window of the Helianthus annuus cultivar XRQ/B chromosome 4, HanXRQr2.0-SUNRISE, whole genome shotgun sequence genome harbors these coding sequences:
- the LOC110934221 gene encoding uncharacterized protein LOC110934221, producing the protein MNCLSINIRGIGIDGKSRWIKRLKNEFGISFIGMQETMASNLHSGLMTNFWGGMGYDCEIVDANGHSGGIVSCWDPKIYVKDYVLKDNNFLHVSGLLVDGLVRLNIINVYAPQQNVEKRILWEKILRVKQARQGWWIIFGEFNAVRDSSERKNSNFDPVCARDFNDFIDEAGLQEYNLKGMKYTYLTNRGGDCKMSRIDRILVCSNVFNKWPNAYVRALKRELSDHSPIETNFGSKPFRWFDSWFERQGCEDLVISVLRENIVQGPSDVGLSMKLKCLRDRLKIWHKSWKSKEMEDEVRLRSENEELETLME; encoded by the coding sequence ATGAATTGCCTTTCTATTAATATTCGTGGAATTGGGATTGATGGGAAGTCGAGGTGGATAAAAAGACTGAAGAACGAGTTTGGTATTTCTTTTATCGGTATGCAAGAAACTATGGCTAGTAATTTACATAGTGGTTTGATGACGAATTTCTGGGGTGGTATGGGGTATGATTGCGAGATCGTGGATGCAAACGGTCATTCGGGAGGTATAGTTTCATGTTGGGACCCAAAGATTTATGTGAAAGACTATGTATTGAAAGATAATAATTTTTTGCACGTATCCGGTTTGCTTGTTGATGGGTTGGTTCGTCTTAATATAATTAATGTGTACGCTCCTCAACAAAATGTTGAGAAACGTATACTTTGGGAGAAAATTCTTCGGGTTAAGCAAGCCAGGCAGGGATGGTGGATTATTTTTGGTGAGTTTAATGCAGTTCGAGACTCGTCAGAGAGAAAGAATTCTAATTTTGACCCGGTGTGTGCCAGAGATTTCAATGATTTTATTGATGAAGCGGGTCTTCAGGAATATAATTTAAAAGGCATGAAATATACATATTTGACAAATAGGGGAGGCGATTGCAAGATGAGTCGAATTGATAGGATTTTGGTGTGTTCTAATGTATTTAACAAGTGGCCGAACGCTTACGTTAGAGCTTTGAAGAGAGAGCTTTCTGATCACTCGCCTATTGAAACGAATTTTGGATCTAAGCCTTTCAGGTGGTTTGATTCCTGGTTCGAGAGACAAGGGTGTGAGGATTTAGTTATCTCGGTTTTACGGGAGAACATAGTTCAAGGCCCGTCAGACGTAGGTTTAAGCATGAAGCTCAAATGTTTACGAGATAGGCTGAAAATATGGCACAAAAGTTGGAAGTCCAAAGAGATGGAAGACGAGGTGAGGCTGAGATCAGAAAACGAGGAGCTCGAAACTTTGATGGAGTAA